Proteins co-encoded in one Raphanus sativus cultivar WK10039 unplaced genomic scaffold, ASM80110v3 Scaffold0208, whole genome shotgun sequence genomic window:
- the LOC130501469 gene encoding probable pectate lyase 18, with product MQTKKLFISIVSFLLYAPFILSSPVPDPEAVVDEVHKSINASVAGRRKLGYLSCTTGNPIDDCWRCDPHWETNRQRLADCAIGFGKNAIGGRDGRIYVVTDSGNDDPVTPKPGTLRHAVVQDEPLWIIFQRDMTIQLKEELIMNSFKTIDGRGASVHISGGPCITIQYVTNIIIHGIHIHDCKPGGNAMVRSSPRHYGWRTISDGDGVSIFGGSHVWVDHCSLSNCEDGLIDAIMGSTAITLSNNYMTHHDKVMLLGHSDSYTRDKNMQITIAFNHFGEGLVQRMPRCRHGYFHVVNNDYTHWEMYAIGGSADPTINSQGNRFLAPDIRFSKEVTKHEDAPESEWKSWNWRSSGDLLLNGAFFTPSGGSSSSGYAKASSLGARPSSLVGPLTVGSGALNCRKGSRC from the exons atgcaGACGAAGAAGCTCTTTATCTCCATAGTCTCCTTTCTTCTCTATGCTCCGTTCATCTTATCTTCACCAGTACCAGACCCTGAAGCTGTTGTCGATGAAGTTCACAA GAGCATTAATGCGTCGGTTGCTGGAAGAAGGAAGTTAGGTTACCTCTCATGCACCACTGGTAACCCTATCGACGACTGTTGGCGATGCGACCCACACTGGGAGACCAACCGTCAACGTCTCGCAGACTGTGCCATCGGGTTCGGCAAGAACGCTATAGGAGGCCGAGACGGTCGTATCTACGTGGTGACAGACTCAGGAAACGACGACCCAGTGACACCCAAACCCGGAACGTTAAGACACGCCGTGGTCCAAGACGAGCCACTATGGATCATTTTCCAACGAGACATGACCATTCAGCTGAAAGAAGAGCTGATCATGAACTCTTTCAAGACCATAGACGGTCGTGGAGCGTCAGTACACATCTCTGGTGGGCCATGCATTACGATCCAGTACGTGACAAACATCATCATCCATGGGATCCATATCCATGACTGTAAGCCAGGTGGGAACGCTATGGTGCGGAGCTCACCACGGCATTATGGATGGAGAACGATATCGGACGGTGACGGTGTCTCGATCTTTGGAGGGAGTCATGTTTGGGTTGACCATTGTTCGTTATCTAACTGCGAAGACGGGCTTATTGATGCCATTATGGGCTCCACGGCTATTACTCTGTCTAACAATTACATGACGCATCATGACAAGGTCATGTTGCTTGGCCATAGTGACTCTTACACTCGTGACAAGAACATGCAAATCACCATTGCTTTTAACCACTTTGGTGAAGGTCTTGTTCAAAGAATGCCAAg GTGTAGACATGGGTACTTCCATGTGGTGAACAATGACTATACACATTGGGAGATGTATGCTATTGGTGGAAGTGCTGACCCTACAATCAATAGTCAAGGGAACAGATTTTTGGCCCCGGATATCAGATTTAGCAAAGAAGTGACTAAGCATGAGGACGCCCCAGAGAGTGAGTGGAAGAGTTGGAACTGGAGATCCTCTGgtgatttattattaaatggTGCGTTTTTTACGCCTTCCGGTGGTTCATCCTCCTCTGGCTACGCCAAGGCTTCGAGTCTTGGGGCTAGACCGTCTTCTCTAGTTGGACCGTTGACGGTTGGTTCTGGTGCATTGAATTGCCGCAAGGGTTCCCGTTGCTGA
- the LOC130501468 gene encoding 31 kDa ribonucleoprotein, chloroplastic-like (The sequence of the model RefSeq protein was modified relative to this genomic sequence to represent the inferred CDS: added 66 bases not found in genome assembly) codes for MRKMVTEEREHNQSHGRNSSFSHTSSAMASSIVTSSFKPLAMADSSSSFSTIFPHPSLSTIHPRCSLLTNLPLAFSRVSLSLKAKTNLKKSPFVSFVAQTSDWDGEEGGDVSASVAVEENEPEATFSEGDVGGEGGDFPEPPEEAKLFVGNLAYDVDSQALAMLFEQAGTVEIAEVIYNRETDQSRGFGFVTMSTVEEAETAVEKFNRYDLNGRLLTVNKAAPRGSRPERQPRVYEPAFRVYVGNLPWDVDNGRLEQVFSEHGKVVEARVVYDRETGRSRGFGFVTMSNETELNDAIAALDGQNMEGRAIRVNVAEERPRRGF; via the exons CACACTTCCTCTGCTATGGCTTCATCAATAGTAACCTCAAGCTTCAAGCCTTTAGCCATGGCGgactcttcctcttccttttcCACCATCTTCCCCCACCCTTCACTCTCCACTATCCACCCTCGCTGCTCCCTCCTCACCAACCTCCCGCTCGCTTTCTCCCGCGTCTCCCTATCTCTCAAAGCCAaaaccaacctaaagaagtcGCCTTTCGTCTCCTTCGTCGCTCAGACTTCGGATTGGGACGGGGAAGAAGGTGGGGACGTGAGCGCTTCCGTCGCCGTCGAGGAGAACGAGCCTGAGGCAACGTTCTCGGAGGGAGATGTGGGCGGCGAAGGAGGTGACTTCCCGGAGCCGCCGGAGGAAGCGAAACTCTTCGTCGGAAACTTGGCTTACGATGTTGACAGTCAAGCCTTGGCTATGCTCTTTGAGCAAGCCGGCACTGTTGAAATCGCTGAG GTTATCTACAATAGGGAGACAGACCAGAGTCGTGGGTTTGGTTTCGTGACAATGAGTACCGTGGAAGAAGCTGAGACTGCTGTTGAGAAGTTCAACCGTTAT GATCTGAACGGAAGGCTTCTGACAGTAAACAAGGCAGCACCGAGAGGATCACGTCCAGAACGCCAACCTCGGGTGTATGAACCTGCGTTCAGAGTCTATGTGGGAAACCTACCGTGGGATGTGGACAACGGTCGTCTAGAACAAGTTTTCAGTGAGCATGGTAAAGTTGTGGAAGCTCGTGTGGTTTATGACCGTGAGACAGGTCGCTCACGTGGGTTTGGTTTTGTCACAATGTCTAACGAGACTGAACTTAATGACGCTATCGCTGCTCTTGATGGACAG AACATGGAGGGTAGAGCAATAAGAGTGAACGTAGCGGAGGAGCGTCCGAGGCGTGGATTTTAA
- the LOC108822336 gene encoding protein NBR1 homolog, with protein MDSTTSLVVKVSYGGVLRRFRVPVKANGQLDLDMAALKGKIAALFNLPVDVDFPLTYSDEDADVVALVDDNDLSDVTNQRLKFLKIHVQSNTSSIAPESGGSPTASAMPNSLNPVSKIRKGINDVLTAVPNPTRETVSKVYIDLASKAVSSSPVVGELFDCISKLGKLSGPQEGGLLSPVVIPRCSLSREVPSFGEKKDISQTGKKPADLNEPTCFAVSKTSGPVPISSGLGASFNECPFSGSKVNESSPNPANFKKHARRVCHSKKSSSGDYWTSLGIFHKGIRCDGCGVLPITGPRFKSKVKEDYDLCTICFSVMGNEGDYTRMDKPDSVQHSHPFRGQLTPISNPWVGHVPQPQHGGLHFRCTRPKLDSRFVLDVNVLDGTVFAPTAQFTKVWKMRNNGSLVWPHGTRIVWIGGDKLSSSLSVDLQIPVEGSPIDSELDVKVDFVAPELPGRYISYWRMASSSGAKFGQRVWVLIHVDASLKGSVVNEFQGLNLNVSPDEESTGINVNHEPAQAGSSSVNPGAVEGADQEGEAAGSQIPEKDDLPVGEEVEPADTLTPSSSSSSFNMIEFPNMPAVEALGGGGGSSSTKDIPVDLQKDIEENDMEMAMLKELEEMGFKEMVLNKEVLRENEYNLEQSVDALCGVSEWDPILEELQEMGFCDDVTNKKLLKKNNGSIKGVVMDLLTGEKEA; from the exons ATGGATTCTACTACTTCTCTCGTCGTCAAG GTGAGCTATGGAGGTGTGCTTAGGCGCTTCAGGGTGCCTGTCAAAGCTAATGGACAGCTTGATCTTGACATGGCTGCTCTCAAAGGAAAGATCGCTGCTCTGTTTAACCTCCCTGTTGATGTTGATTTCCCTCTGACTTACTCTGATGAAGATGCCGATGTCGTGGCTCTGGTCGATGACAATGACTTGTCTGATGTCACGAACCAGCGCCTCAAGTTTTTGAAGATTCATGTGCAGTCCAACACTAGCTCTATTGCTCCAGAGAGTGGTGGGAGTCCGACAGCTTCGGCCATGCCTAATAGCCTTAACCCTGTTTCCAAAATCCGGAAGGGTATCAATGATGTTCTGACGGCTGTACCTAACCCCACGCGTGAAACCGTATCCAAGGTGTATATTGACCTTGCATCTAAAGCGGTATCTTCTAGCCCTGTTGTTGGTGAGCTCTTTGATTGCATCTCCAAGCTAGGGAAACTCTCTGGTCCTCAGGAAGGTGGTCTACTCTCACCTGTTGTTATTCCCCGTTGTTCCCTGAGCAGGGAGGTTCCTTCCTTTGGCGAAAAGAAGGATATCTCCCAAACCGGGAAAAAACCTGCTGATCTGAATGAACCAACCTGCTTTGCTGTTTCAAAGACTTCTGGTCCTGTACCAATCTCCTCTGGACTGGGTGCTAGTTTCAACGAGTGTCCCTTCAGTGGTAGTAAAGTGAATGAATCAAGTCCAAATCCTGCGAACTTCAAAAAGCATGCCCGGCGTGTCTGTCACTCGAAAAAGAGCAGCAGTGGTGATTACTGGACCTCACTGGGTATCTTCCATAAAGGCATCCGCTGTGATGGATGTGGGGTTCTTCCAATAACCGGGCCTAGGTTTAAGTCTAAAGT CAAAGAAGACTATGATCTTTGCACCATCTGCTTTTCGGTGATGGGTAACGAAGGGGATTACACAAGGATGGATAAGCCAGACTCAGTTCAACATTCGCATCCCTTTAGAGGACAACTTACCCCA ATATCGAACCCGTGGGTGGGCCATGTGCCGCAACCACAACATGGAGGTTTACACTTCAGGTGCACTCGGCCTAAACTCGACAGTCGCTTTGTGCTTGATGTGAATGTACTTGATGGAACAGTTTTTGCTCCTACTGCTCAATTCACCAAGGTTTGGAAAATGAGGAACAATGGCTCGCTGGTGTGGCCGCATGGCACACGAATAGTCTGGATCGGTGGGGACAAACTCAGCAGCTCATTGTCAGTTGATTTACAG ATTCCAGTAGAGGGTTCGCCAATCGACAGTGAGCTTGACGTGAAAGTTGATTTTGTTGCACCAGAGTTACCTGGTCGATACATTTCTTATTGGAGGATGGCTTCCTCTAGTGGAGCTAAGTTTGGGCAACGTGTTTGGGTGTTGATACAT GTTGATGCATCCTTGAAGGGTTCTGTTGTGAATGAGTTTCAAGGACTGAACTTGAATGTCTCCCCTGATGAAGAATCTACAGGGATCAATGTGAATCACGAGCCAGCTCAAGCTGGCAGCTCCAGTGTTAACCCTGGGGCAGTGGAAGGTGCTGATCAAGAAGGAGAAGCAGCTGGATCGCAAATCCCAGAAAAAGATGACCTGCCGGTTGGGGAAGAAGTTGAGCCTGCTGATACTCTTACACCATCTTCATCTTCGTCATCATTCAACATGATCGAGTTCCCAAACATGCCTGCTGTTGAGGCCttgggtggtggtggtggttcgtCATCTACAAAGGACATCCCTGTTGATCTTCAAAAGGATATTGAGGAGAACGACATGGAGATGGCCATGCTCAAGGAGCTGGAGGAAATGGGATTCAAAGAGATGGTTTTGAACAAGGAGGTCTTAAGGGAAAACGAGTACAACTTGGAGCAGTCTGTTGACGCTCTTTGTGGAGTTAGTGAGTGGGATCCTATCCTAGAGGAGCTTCAGGAAATG GGTTTCTGTGATGATGTGACGAACAAGAAGCTGCTGAAGAAGAATAATGGAAGCATTAAAGGCGTAGTGATGGACCTCCTTACTGGAGAGAAGGAGGCTTAA